In Camelus ferus isolate YT-003-E chromosome 10, BCGSAC_Cfer_1.0, whole genome shotgun sequence, the following proteins share a genomic window:
- the CEP295 gene encoding centrosomal protein of 295 kDa isoform X5: MKRKVVNAGKLRLSPNEEASILKEDYERRRKLRLLQVREQERGIALQIREDIKQRRNQQFTRLAEALRTEWEESQTQKIKNLEKLYLASLRNVGEGHQQAKENEPNLNALAHRAAERKKKAEVRHKEALKVQKNQKEMLMKQKTWHIKARKEALLVEKERSAKITSLPPPPPTLFENIDVKKTSKVKTSSSTYHHLYTFVNREVDTEQPDPHLAAEEEAKRLEGLQKQAAQEKVERCEKAHARGFQAMKKIRLAQNQEKLMKELHQLQQEDLARRRQTVARMPPQLVELPYKRSEMKEDWQRELEFAFEDMYNADRKVKGNLILHLEPEPLPTVTDQIQDEELDLSMEQESLGETENIPVTEAKAIYSGEADIPLAVKTHQIPSKLLFKKLLNKIRSQKSLWTIQSVSEEESEMITTVSETESKAVTFESGATVSEDRTLSSEQEKVVESDTLTVDSGPLTSEDKPLSYIADSEKKQEMNETQPITAVAQSSVLLHPHEEAARIRMAARQKQIMEIEEQKQKQLELLEQIEQQKLRLETDCFRAQLEEEKRKKTLQTGVGTAPASGTVISDEDSHRQMIRNYQQQLLQQNRLHRQSVETARKRLLEYQTMLKEKYPSMSATPLVSDSVASVPPQESEQPAVISEHQDQGQRPKLSPDKHQPVQPMQISNSEQDSRVPRQKCFPQRQVETTGTLITSDVLAKQALEPQEQLKQLSQSETQQRDYTLVPKDSHTLSRALSHEKPLTLQEARERAETSRATAFPTSDSQQVSEDSGSVSSKLIEPSSFLPLVPERSFSCLPTKVESGDIQEPFSAMSKSIASVNHYVVGQMQEKFLPSSETITAQQDNLKALQEQLDLQKEVLRSRQAAQEQLLLCKQKELEGQTGLSVFLPLVPLDSFASLPFAKAESGRNQESSPTKNETAGSSGHPGVLQVPDRLLSFSQPILSQQDNFKFLQEQLSIQRDSLQARREAQEVLCVHKQGELDGRVWAQQSESPSLPSQVAQRTFTSMPSAGTQSQKIQKQYSPKSEKGLLSSQSEIPKSHDGSSSFLQQFLPLHDSLKLLQEQLTTQRDALQARYGAQAELLLRRQRNLGASKSVQMSSSFPPTVAHRSVASQASKTGPGRIQNFYFSEESVTPSSYLVMPTFQDASLRFPQCSLPQQQNLTPLQGQSHIQRVTLGAKPETQEIVHKQNELEKKTSSEQTATSLSLSQGAESERFQEFKSLKSDSPVPLSHSKIPRFQERLLGLSQHVQTLRDDLEGHQRRLDPEEEALHLNQETQGNVSSEQAGLSFIPQLGQLSLTSLPSAESLTTQEPLSVESDGGHFQIPQLQDRLLKITQLIHPQQDNLRALQEQLATQREAIIQSRQEARGESLLREQSEWKGRASPEQAGTLSFLVQHPFSPLPLRESGRIREPCSTKSDNVVSGHSEVPRSPGRLAGLPEPVSPKQDYPITFSQEHLYSQTNSLPSIENTQKEMVLPRQYKFEDKSSEHFIQPHHGDLKARQQQSDTQNEVQEELLLQRVSELEKGVSSEQTSTPSSLSQTALPVADSERTRKASPIRSGSTVPSSHPGIPGSQDRLLSFSQAVLSQQDHVSAQLGAQREVLRFTEKAQEELPLNRQTKPIESESSEHAVPSLFLPMEREHSFIPLPFAEVKSKDINELYSGKNERAAPSSVSVSPRLQDRFLSFSQPVLAQQDNLGLQKQLDLQREVLHYSQKAQKELLVQRQAALQQQIQKHQETLKDFFKNSQTSKPTVENNFETQKLKEWLPHLQDLAKDDQENISPADRSSWDENQLLSEDSKAKQSGEHLDKEVGRRPSKPPVAKVKCGLDLTPHELSAIQEVESPASGRTSMLGKSEFYQDRDPLRVSISREQSFLGSPLDRDPRGHLHPVAQENIRDADSAEAVKVEEAVAENHAVLSHAVEKEEHPYLGPSVKPDEKAETQEVYREPLSSITVSTGSILSYENTDLSLTDRESFSEHMDHREQESPAGKEEETNVFSSLAPSTQVTYQRQDSRDVHKPLLPAVETFTSGQTHIQQMIDKYINEANLMAEKADLRVDFDFPELEHSFPNLHRQLFKPLEPHPDFDLSSFSGIFQDSKDFYQRSDSSCESLHTALSPRSTASFTALRRTSLHSSLSTSLNQQPGPNVAHAAAQSFAAEDTEGSEQSFQELLPEFSSQEGSQHADLPSIFSIEARDSFQGMESQNYSEQNEESQNKQKSVHFQLSVGNLQSSVFNSSGEAHVFHQLNLQHSTPCGSASSECSIKDQLEGRKDRLGFEELSERGVDTVLQGQGFTEDDKNKTCGVVNINPQVEEIDSQLCATTVEIGTSIQTPYSLTVPNERCLENSTKAEAPRITGNLSQLAQSELFVSSGSFSLQSSIPVWETESGHGIMEEPDLTLISTSDISIAETDFANLTLGERENEAKSCFQVSEFLPLVSETENSDYPAVSEHPVEKPAVSAETLLNFPATSETLQEAFVKRKKSFIERSSQRQKEIRNKIRVSENSQAKIIKEKPTGSFQLKGVNKVRVSLPEDRKTAQAHMHQRAQRLYRQLAEVKQQKEEKAKQEAYAQNRARAKEFHKRTLEKLRAKNTH; this comes from the exons GTTCGAGAACAAGAAAGGGGTATTGCTTTACAGATAAGAGAAgatataaaacagagaagaaaccAGCAATTCACTCGTTTGGCAGAGGCGCTAAGGACAGAATGGGAGGAATcacaaactcagaaaataaagaacttgGAAAAACTATATTTGGCAAGTTTAAGAAATGTGGGAGAGGGACACCAACAAGCCAAAGAAAAT GAACCTAATTTGAATGCTCTGGCACACCGtgcagcagaaaggaaaaaaaaagcggAAGTGAGACATAAAGAGGCCCTGAAAgtacagaaaaatcaaaaagaaatgttaatgaaGCAAAAAACCTG gcATATAAAAGCTCGAAAAGAAGCACTGCTTGTGGAAAAAGAGAGATCTGCCAAAATTACAAgtctgccacctcctcctccaactcTTTTTGAG AACATTGACGTAAAGAAAACTTCTAAGGTGAAAACCAGTAGTTCTACATACCATCATCTTTATACTTTTGTAAATAGAGAGGTGGACACAGAGCAG CCAGATCCTCATTTGGCTGCTGAAGAAGAAGCTAAAAGATTGGAAGGACTACAGAAACAAGCAGCACAGGAGAAGGTGGAGCGGTGTGAGAAGGCACATGCGCGGGGCTTCCAAGCAATGAAAAAGATCCGTTTGGCTCAA AATCAAGAGAAGCTAATGAAAGAACTCCATCAGCTACAGCAAGAGGACCTAGCACGCAGGAGACAGACTGTAGCACGGATGCCACCACAACTAGTTGAACTTCCATACAAACGcagtgaaatgaaagaagattGGCAGAGAGAGCTGGAATTTGCCTTTGAAGACATGTATAATGCAGACAGGA AGGTGAAAGGAAACCTGATTTTGCACCTTGAACCAGAGCCTTTGCCGACTGTGACTGATCAGATCCAAGATGAAGAACTGGACCTTTCAATGGAACAAGAAAGTTTAGGAGAGACTGAAAACATTCCAGTGACAGAAGCTAAAGCAATATATTCTGGTGAAGCAGACA ttcctttggCAGTGAAGACCCACCAGATTCCttcaaaacttctttttaaaaaattattaaataagattCGAAGCCAAAAATCTCTCTGGACAATTCAATCCGTGTCTGAGGAGGAAAGTGAAATGATTACAACTGTTAGTGAGACTGAAAGTAAAGCAGTGACATTTGAATCAGGAGCAACTGTGAGCGAAGACCGAACATTATCCTCTGAGCAGGAAAAAG TTGTTGAAAGTGACACCCTAACAGTTGACTCTGGACCACTTACTAGTGAAGATAAACCACTTTCATACATTGCAGACTCTGAAAAGAAACAAG AAATGAACGAGACTCAGCCTATCACAGCTGTAGCTCAGAGTTCTGTTCTGCTTCATCCTCACGAAGAAGCAGCCAGAATTAGAATGGCAGCAAGGCAGAAACAg ATAATGGAAATAGAAGAACAGAAGCAAAAGCAGTTGGAATTACTTGAACAAattgaacaacagaaattaagaTTAGAAACTGATTGCTTCAGGGCTCagctggaagaagaaaagagaaaaaaaactctgCAGACTGGG GTTGGCACTGCTCCAGCATCAGGCACTGTAATTTCTGATGAAGATAGTCATAGGCAGATGATTCGTAACTACCAACAACAGCTGTTACAGCAAAACAG GCTTCACAGACAGTCTGTTGAAACAGCCCGGAAACGATTACTGGAATATCAGACTATGTTAAAAGAAAAGTACCCGTCCATGTCGGCTACGCCACTGGTATCTGATTCTGTTGCATCAGTACCACCACAGGAATCTGAACAACCTGCTGTTATATCAGAGCATCAGGATCAAGGTCAGAGACCCAAGTTAAGTCCTGACAAACATCAACCTGTGCAGCCTATGCAGATCTCCAACTCAGAGCAAGATTCTCGGGTTCCAAGACAAAAGTGCTTTCCACAGAGACAGGTAGAAACAACTGGAACATTAATCACTTCAGATGTTTTGGCCAAGCAAGCTTTGGAACCACAAGAGCAGCTAAAGCAACTCTCACAGTCTGAAACACAACAGAGAGACTATACATTGGTCCCTAAAGACTCTCATACACTTTCAAGAGCTTTGTCACATGAGAAGCCACTGACATTACAGGAGGCTAGAGAACGAGCTGAAACATCTAGGGCGACAGCTTTTCCAACTTCAGACTCCCAGCAAGTGTCAGAGGACAGTGGAAGTGTATCTTCTAAGCTAATCGAACCTTCTTCATTCCTACCATTGGTACCTGAGCGTTCTTTTAGTTGTCTGCCTACTAAAGTTGAGTCTGGAGACATCCAGGAACCCTTCTCAGCTATGAGCAAAAGTATAGCTTCTGTAAACCATTATGTAGttggccaaatgcaggaaaagtTTTTGCCATCTTCAGAGACTATCACAGCCCAACAGGATAATTTGAAGGCCCTCCAAGAACAGTTAGACCTACAGAAGGAAGTTCTTCGATCAAGACAGGCAGCTCAGGAGCAGTTGCTTTTGTGCAAACAGAAAGAATTGGAAGGGCAAACTGGCCTCTCTGTATTCCTTCCATTGGTACCTCTGGATTCGTTTGCTTCACTGCCTTTTGCCAAAGCTGAATCAGGGAGAAACCAGGAATCTTCTCCAACCAAGAATGAGACTGCAGGTTCCTCAGGCCATCCAGGGGTGCTACAAGTTCCAGATaggcttttgagtttttcacagCCTATCCTGTCACAGCAAGATAATTTTAAGTTTCTCCAAGAGCAGTTAAGTATTCAGAGGGACAGCCTTCAGGCTAGGCGGGAAGCCCAGGAAGTATTATGTGTACATAAACAGGGTGAATTGGATGGGAGGGTATGGGCTCAGCAGAGTGAGTCCCCTTCTCTCCCATCTCAGGTAGCTCAGCGTACATTTACTTCAATGCCTTCTGCTGGTACTCAATCTCAAAAAATCCAGAAGCAATATTCACCTAAGAGTGAGAAGGGGCTTCTCTCAAGCCAATCTGAAATCCCCAAATCTCATGATGGATCTTCGAGTTTCCTACAGCAGTTCCTGCCTTTGCATGATAGTTTGAAGTTGCTCCAGGAGCAGCTGACGACACAGAGGGATGCTCTTCAGGCGAGGTATGGAGCCCAGGCAGAATTACTTCTACGTAGACAGAGGAATTTGGGAGCCTCGAAGTCTGTGCAGATGAGTTcttcattcccaccaacggtcGCTCACCGTTCAGTTGCTTCACAAGCTTCTAAAACTGGGCCTGGAAGAATTCAgaacttttatttctctgaggaGAGTGTTACTCCCTCAAGTTATTTGGTAATGCCAACATTTCAGGATGCGTCTCTTCGTTTTCCACAGTGCAGCCTTCCACAGCAACAAAATTTAACACCACTCCAAGGTCAGTCACACATTCAGAGGGTAACACTTGGTGCTAAACCAGAAACTCAGGAAATTGTGcacaaacaaaatgaattagaaaaaaaaacctcttctgaACAGACTGCTACCTCTTTATCCCTGTCTCAGGGAGCTGAATCTGAAAGATTCCAGGAATTTAAGTCACTCAAGAGTGACAGTCCAGTTCCATTAAGCCATTCAAAGATCCCAAGATTTCAAGAAAGACTTCTGGGACTTTCACAGCATGTACAAACCCTGCGAGATGACTTGGAGGGACACCAACGAAGGTTAGACCCGGAAGAGGAGGCCCTTCATCTTAACCAGGAAACCCAAGGAAACGTATCTTCTGAACAAGCTGGCCTGTCATTCATACCCCAGTTAGGACAGCTTTCATTGACTTCATTGCCTTCTGCTGAATCTCTTACCACCCAGGAACCTCTTTCAGTAGAGAGTGATGGTGGCCATTTTCAGATCCCACAATTGCAGGATAGGCTTTTGAAGATAACACAACTTATTCATCCTCAACAAGATAATCTGAGGGCACTTCAAGAACAATTGGCTACACAGAGGGAAGCCATCATTCAGTCTAGACAGGAAGCTCGGGGAGAGTCACTTCTGCGTGAACAGAGTGAGTGGAAGGGAAGAGCATCCCCTGAGCAGGCTGGCACCCTTTCCTTCCTCGTGCAGCATCCTTTTAGTCCGCTACCTCTTAGAGAATCTGGGAGAATCCGAGAACCTTGTTCGACTAAGAGTGATAATGTAGTCTCGGGTCACTCTGAGGTACCACGGTCGCCTGGAAGGCTTGCAGGTTTACCCGAGCCCGTTTCACCTAAGCAGGATTATCCGATTACATTTTCACAAGAACACTTGTACTCACAGACAAATTCCCTTCCATCTATTGAGAATACCCAGAAAGAAATGGTTTTGCCCAGACAATATAAATTTGAGGACAAGTCATCTGAACATTTTATCCAGCCTCACCACGGTGATTTGAAAGCACGGCAACAGCAGTCAGATACACAAAACGAAGTCCAAGAAGAACTGCTTTTGCAAAGAGTAAGTGAATTGGAGAAAGGGGTATCCTCTGAGCAGACCAGCACCCCTTCATCCTTATCCCAGACAGCACTGCCTGTTGCTGACTCTGAAAGAACCCGAAAGGCTTCTCCAATCAGAAGTGGCAGTACTGTTCCCTCAAGTCACCCTGGGATTCCAGGGTCTCAGGACAGGCTTTTGAGTTTCTCCCAGGCTGTTCTGTCTCAGCAAGATCATGTGTCAGCACAGTTGGGTGCACAGAGGGAAGTGCTGCGTTTTACTGAAAAGGCCCAGGAAGAACTGCCTTTAAACAGACAGACAAAGCCGATTGAAAGTGAGTCTTCAGAGCACGCTGTTCCATCTTTGTTTCTACCCATGGAAAGAgagcattcatttattccactgCCTTTTGCTGAGGTAAAATCTAAAGACATCAATGAATTGTATTCAGGCAAGAATGAACGTGCAGCCCCCTCAAGCGTTTCTGTGAGCCCAAGACTTCAAGATagatttttgagtttttcacaGCCTGTCTTAGCTCAGCAAGATAATCTGGGACTTCAGAAGCAGCTGGACCTTCAAAGAGAAGTTCTGCATTATAGTCAAAAAGCCCAAAAAGAATTGCTTGTACAGAGACAAGCAGCATTACAGCAGCAGATACAGAAACATCAAGAGACTTTgaaggatttctttaaaaacagtcaG ACAAGTAAGCCcacagttgaaaataattttgaaacccAGAAGCTCAAAGAATGGCTTCCTCATCTCCAAGATCTAGCAAAAGATGATCAGGAAAACATCAGTCCTGCAGATAGGAgcagctgggatgaaaatcaacTCCTTTCTGAAGATAGTAAAGCCAAGCAAAGTG GTGAGcatctggataaagaagtgggTAGGAGACCCTCCAAGCCACCTGTAGCAAAAGTTAAATGTGGATTGGACTTGACCCCACATGAACTTAGTGCTATACAAGAGGTAGAATCACCAGCAAGCGGCAGAACTTCTATGCTAG GTAAATCAGAGTTTTATCAAGACAGGGACCCCCTGAGGGTCTCAATAAGTCGAGAACAAAGTTTTCTTGGGAGCCCCCTGGACCGTGATCCACGTGGTCACCTTCACCCAGTTGCCCAGGAGAACATCCGTGATGCCGACTCTGCTGAAGcag TCAAAGTCGAGGAGGCTGTGGCTGAGAATCATGCAGTATTAAGCCACGCTGTGGAGAAGGAAGAACATCCATATCTGGGTCCAAGTGTGAAGCCAGATGAGAAG GCTGAAACACAAGAAGTTTATCGTGAGCCATTATCTTCAATAACAGTTTCTACTGGGAGTATTTTAAGTTATGAAAACACAGATTTGAGCCTTACAGATCGAG AGTCATTTTCAGAGCACATGGACCATAGGGAACAAGAATCTCCTGCCggcaaagaagaggaaacaaacgTTTTCAGTTCTTTAGCTCCTTCAACACAAGTTACTTATCAAAGGCAGGACTCTCGGGACGTCCATAAACCTCTGTTAcctgcagtggaaacatttacatCTGGTCAAACACACATTCAGCAGATGATAGACAAGTATATAAACGAAGCAAATTTGATGGCTGAAAAAGCAGACTTGCGGG TTGACTTTGACTTTCCAGAACTAGAACACAGTTTTCCAAATTTGCATCGTCAGCTGTTTAAACCCTTAGAACCACATCCAGATTTTGATTTGTCATCATTCTCTGGGATTTTTCAAGACAGTAAAGACTTTTACCAG AGGTCAGATTCTTCATGTGAAAGCCTCCACACCGCCCTGTCACCCAGAAGTACAGCTTCTTTTACAGCACTGAGGAGGACCAGCCTGCACTCCTCTCTCAGCACCAGCCTGAACCAGCAGCCTGGCCCTAACGTGGCTCATGCTGCAGCTCAGAGTTTTGCTGCAGAAGATACTGAAG GGTCTGAACAATCTTTTCAAGAGCTTCTGCCAGAATTTTCTTCACAGGAAGGGAGCCAGCATGCTGATCTACCAAGTATTTTTAGCATTGAAGCCAGAGACTCTTTCCAAGGCATGGAAAGTCAGAACTACTCTGAACAGAATGAAgaatcacaaaacaaacaaaaaagtgttcATTTCCAGCTCTCTGTAGGAAATTTGCAAAGTTCAGTCTTCAATTCATCTGGTGAGGCTCATGTATTTCATCAGTTAAATCTACAGCATAGCACTCCATGTGGTTCAGCCTCCAGTGAATGCTCAATAAAAGACCAACTGGAAGGCAGAAAAGACAGACTGGGCTTTGAAGAACTGTCAGAAAGAGGGGTTGACACAGTGTTACAAGGTCAAGGATTCActgaagatgataaaaataaaacctgtggAGTTGTAAATATAAATCCTCAAGTAGAGGAAATTGACTCTCAATTGTGTGCAACAACAGTGGAGATAGGAACTTCAATTCAGACACCATATTCACTGACTGTTCCAAATGAAAGATGTCTTGAGAATTCAACTAAAGCAGAAGCTCCAAGAATCACAGGAAACCTATCTCAACTAGCACAGTCAGAACTCTTTGTCAGTTCTGGATCATTTTCATTACAGAGCTCTATTCCAGTCTGG GAGACAGAATCTGGCCATGGTATAATGGAAGAACCAGATCTTACACTGATAAGCACCAGTGATATCAGTATTGCTGAAACAGATTTTGCAAACTTAACcctaggagagagagaaaatgaggcaAAGAGCTGTTTTCAG GTGAGTGAATTTCTGCCTCTTgtatcagaaacagaaaattcagatTATCCAGCTGTATCAGAACATCCTGTGGAGAAGCCAGCTGTGTCTGCAG aaaccctACTGAACTTTCCAGCTACATCAGAGACCTTACAAGAAgcatttgtaaaaagaaaaaaatcatttatagaGAGATCctcccagagacagaaagaaataaggaataaaattcGTGTCTCTGAAAATTCTCAAGCCAAAATAATTAAAGAGAAACCTACAG GCTCATTTCAGCTGAAGGGTGTGAATAAAGTTAGAGTGTCTCTtcctgaagacagaaagactgcACAAGCCCATATGCACCAGAGGGCTCAAAG ATTATACCGTCAGTTAGCTGAAGTGAAAcagcaaaaggaagagaaagcaaagcaagaagcATATGCCCAAAACAGAGCAAGGGCCAAAGAATTTCATAAG AGAACACTAGAGAAACTTCGAGCCAAAAATACACACTGA